A window of Periplaneta americana isolate PAMFEO1 chromosome 9, P.americana_PAMFEO1_priV1, whole genome shotgun sequence genomic DNA:
ttctcgACCTATGTATAACCACTGCTCtgtgtataaccacagtctagtatttatagtcatgaagctcaatacgtagtaaatataaatccatagatagttgctaaccactaggaacgctaatatcgcctcattacagacaatgcgaaatagtaccggcacagtcaactgttcctagcaccctcactactcaagcttcgtgacttggTATGTTCCAATATCCCTCAAAGCAATTGTCTGCAATCACTGCTACATTCCAGAAATACAGAAATGACTGACGCCGCGAGATGTGGAAGAATAATTACTGCtcaaatatatatatagcctaccaATTCGCAGAAGTCCCAAAAATCATTAAAGCAAATatgaaaagtgttcttgaaaACAATATGGGTTTAATGCGTGTGCCGTATACGAAATGCACTGTAAGATTCATAAAGCTGTGTTTGTTCACTTGCTGATACAGTAAGggatactgtattatatttcagattttctccagtaacgtcttgaCTTAGAAGGAACATTTTCAGGAtacaaatgtttcttttttcagaacatttaagataaatttaaaatgtacattattattaactgtaacaAGACTAGGTACATGATtctaattttcaaatatattttatataatattatttgtctattttgtttattattctaAGATACAAATACAAGTTTGGTTACCATCCGAATGTACATGTTTGCTTTACTGGTTTGTTGACGGTGAGTGCTGCGTTACTACTGTTCATTCGGTGGACATATAGTTCAAGCTCACACAACATAACAGTTTGGGTATAAACTTCTTATATTTGGTAATAATAaccatgttaattttatttatcggCTGTTACTAGGTTCACAAAAGTTTCCTCAGAAATGTTCCGAAATTCTGCGAGATTGTTTGAAATTCGTGGTGATTGCAGGAGACACTTTCCATGAAATTCTCAATTATTGCCTTATCATCCATTTAAAACTTTtagaattttcttaaaaaatgacGTATACAGTATTTACTCTATATCTGCCACTCATTGTGACTGAACTGTAATAACTGCTTTGTAAAGTGATCCCCAAAGTCATAATATTAATTACGTTAGATTATTTTTATGTACGCTTTGAAGAAAAGCAACTCAACTTGACTGGAGTCCTGGAAATGATTTGTTTAGAAACGTATCTCAAAAAGATAATGGGCTCAAGTAATTTATTGACGGAAGAAAAGTGAAAGCAGTAGATATAGCGAGCGTGAAATATTACAGAATTCTCATCGAGACATGAGGAACAacttaccttttcctcttctGGAAGACTTCGGGCAAAATGACTGAATCCTCTTTCAACAAGTAAAGACGGTATCccttcaaaacattaaaaaaatataggtcCCAATCGATGTCCTTCATGTCGAAGGGGAATATTTTCCGTTCTGCGTCGCTAATAACTTGACAAATATCTCTCATATTTTTGTTCGGAAATTCCCATTTGTTCAAGCTGATGTACGACGTAATACGAAGCAGTCTGTGAAACTTCATGTACATTTTCATCATCCTATCAGACAGAAAGAGCAGTTATTCAGTTTGAATTAGTAAaatacatgaacaataaaattaccgtACCAAGCGTCCTATATTACATACTGTACGTGATGAGCGCTCTTGTCGCCACTATATTTGCATTCAAGACATTGTTGGCGAATACGGAGCACGGGGCATTGAGGGGATCAAAGCACTCCTGAATTCAACACCATCAATTTACAAGGGACGTGTAATAATTGCAAGGTTTTCATaattgaagcaaaattcttttcaattctgtatatttgaattattACGATGAGAAGTACTGAAATCATATTGTCACTAACCACcagcatatcatcatcatcatcatcatcatcatcatcatcatggttcaAAGATTGGATTCTTTGGCCCTTACCGTTCTCATTCCTGTGATGGAATAATTTACCAAAATTTGACACCTGCTAACGCAATTCAATGGACATGTGATCAGCATGCTACTAGTATGCCGTTAAATCATCACAGAACAAACACATAATAACGTAGTGAGTATTAAAATGACACAGGACTCCACTTCATTGTTCCATTGGAAGCGGCAGCTTCTGACTTGTAGTCTCAAGTTAGACAGCGGTCCCAGAAAACAGCGGCCCGCTGGCCGGACGCGCCCTGCATGATTTCCGCCGAGCgcgtaaccatttctccggcgcttctccaatgtataacagtactaacaataaatgttcaacaaTTTGGACTTACAATGCTCACAGTCATTACTGAAAATGGACTCTatttgccgccacacacaactgacatcttctgatgaacgaatgaacaacactcaagttccacatcattgttagcttggatttcttctcgtatatagttTATTAGTTCATCTATAGAGCGAAGAGTTTTCCTATAAaccctaccttttagtgttccccataaataaaagtcacagggtgTTTTATCTGGGCTTTGTGGAGGCCACAAATTATGAAATTCCACATCATTGATAATTTAGATTTTTTTCCTCGTATCTATacttttagttcatctatagaatgaggattATTCCTATAAATcctaccttttagtgttccccataaataaaagtcacagagTGTTTCATCTGGGCTTCGTGGAGGCCACAAATTATGAAATTCCACACCATTGATAATTTggatttttttctcgtaaatagacttttagttcatctatagaattaggatttttcctataaatcctaccttttagtgttccccataaataaaagtcacagggtgTGTTATCTGGGCTTCGTGGAGGCCACACATTATTATTGATTAGTCTCGTACCGAAAATACGcctcaattccctcattgacTGTGGATCGTAACTTTTTTTCCATTTGAGTTAGTTATTTCGTTACTTTATTCACCTTCACCTCACTACTCTATGGTTAAATGGGTATAGAAAATGTTTTCAGGCATATACGCATTGGGCACACGaccataaatatagaactatagAGTTACTCGTAACTACACGCACCTTAGTCTGCGTCCAGTGCTGAGGACCACGACATCATACACCAGCGCTTGTAGCCAGTGTAATGGAAAAGacaataacatataaatataatagaacTTAGTTTGGATTATGAAGGGTTCCCACAACTCACGGCCCAGTGGTACTTTGCGACTGTTCTTGCAGACCAAGTCTGTGACTTGGCCCCATGTGATAGAGTTATCACAGGATGGCACATAGTTGTACAGCATAGCCTCCATTTTGCCGGACCTGTCAACAAAATCGTATTGAAATCTCGTAACATGATGCATGGATCCTGTTGTGAGTTCTTTCGGAAACTTTTCTGACTACCTATGTATTTTACATGGTTTATTGAGTCGTTGAGCGAATTATTTAAGATAAGAAGCTAGTATGAACCTGCTATGCAATACAGCAGCCCATATTTTTGTCCGTACCTAATCAAATTTGAAAgatattcatttgaaatttttaagagAGATTAAGGAAGCTTTGATGAACTTAATCTGTAAATTTTAATGTTCTACccgttatataataattttaataaactattttagaaaaaatatattaattttaaaatttacaagataATTATGTCTCATTCCCAGattaacatacgaaaataatTCCAGTATTCAAATTAAACGAAGTTTGTAGACTATTTAAAAATCATTCAAATCCTTCTACTAGTCtatgagaaattaaaaaataaaatcatgtaagTTTTAACGAGATTttccttaaatatttttttaattcattataatatgtttgCTTCtcgtagaatattaaaatttacaggtTATGTTCACCGGAGTTTCCTTAATCACTATTAAAGATttcaaatagttttaaaaattgatgAGATGCAGACAAAAATGTGGGATGTAGTATTTTATAGTAATTATATTTACACCACCTCCCTACATTAACACTGTattgatctgtctgtctgtctgtctacctgtctgtctgtctatttatttatttatttttaaggaaCATGTTAAGTTAAAATGATAAAAAGGGCGAAAATTGATTTTATTAGACGTCTTTTCActaactaataattattattatatataatgctttaatataaaggaaaaatcCTTACAAACTACAAAGAGAaattattttggtgtaaaatgtatCGATTTCGATAAATTAACTGAAAGGCAATGTTTTCAGCATGGCTGAAACCAAGAAAATGTTTATGTTTGTCACGCCAATTTCTCCTGAGCTAATAGTCGCGTTTTATTCACATTCAATGTCTAAGagtcaatttatatgaaaattacacACATGGACtactataatttattaaaattaataggttTTTGCATTCAGTGCAGAACCCGTAATTATAATACATTCCAAATAATATCAAAAGTTGTCTCTGTGATCACTTTGTGCTTTTATTATATGACACAAAAGAGACAATTAAGAACATGAAATTcttgataaaaatataaattccaagTATTTCCAATCTTAGTTTCTATTTAAGTCTTTATCTTTTGCTTCAGTCGGCTATGAGAATTTACCTATTCTATTGATCATTGTTAGGGGCCGACAAGTGGATTAATTTTGACAAAAGCAAAATAGTTGTATATACAaacaactaaaatattaataatcatatgaACGTTGTATGCCtattactttaaatatatatGAGCATTAACATGTTTACAGTAAGATAGCTATAATATTTTATGCTAATTTACGAAGAATTACGAATTACAcgcatttaattaaaaacaggaaaTGTGTAAATGAAGTCGAATATGTTATTTTGTAGACTgtaaaagtttatttttatttggaatccagaaaatgaaaatatatctcCTTACTTTGTGCGTAGCCAATTATTCATTTATAGTATGTATGTGTTTTTGAATATCATCAAAGAAAAACGTGCGGtaacaaataatattgttatcaaTATCAATACAATGATGTCGATACAATGATGTCGTCGTCTGATGAGAAGCACGTATTTCCATCTGAAGCCCTTATCCTCGTACGATTGCTTGTTTCATGACAAGATCTGTTGCATTATTAACTCACTTTCTTCGCTGGTGGACGTCCCAAGCTGAAGCTATGATGGCGTTGATGGTCATGTCGCAAGGCACGAATGATGTTTCGTAACTCGGGTTTGTTGGTGAGACATGAAGCATGCCTAGTGCTATGTTTAAGGTGTATGGGGTGCCGCCATTCAGGTTGTCTACCCACCCCGGAAATGGTTCTGCATATGTCGACATTACTGGAAGACCAATAAGTAACATGTAGTAGTaacatgtagtagtagtagtagtagtagtagtagtagtagtagtagtagtagtagtagtagtagtagtagtagtagtagtagatgtaGTGGTAGTCAGAGCTTTTAGTGGCGTTCGGGGCCGACAGAGTTCCATTCCTTACTCTGAGAGTTCAGGTGTAACCCTGGAGTGAAATGTATACCAAGAAACGCTCAATCACGTCATTTTTATTAGTGAGTTGACATATTACTCTGTTCTAGGTTCACACTGGTAACATTTTACCTAGTTACTTTATTCATTGCTAGTTATGTCCCGACATAAGTATAGTCCAGTTCAAATAGTTTCATTTACGATACATATGTTATTATGTAAAACACTAACTTGTGCCGAACAGTATTAAGGCGATCCGcaagaaaatattaaagaaattctATTCCAGATAGGAAAACATTTCGCCAAATTGTAAAAAAGTTACGATAAACATGTCCTCTGCCAACCTGCTAAGGGAAAATGCGTTTTAAAATCAATATGAATTGCCACTAAACTGTTTAAATTAAAACCCTATTGAATTACAATGTTCCACGAATTGCTACCACGCAATCACGCATACAGAGTCACATTTTTATAACTGGGTACTATAGAATGTTGCTCATAGGGGAATGAGttccaaattaataatattttctgaTGCTTAGTTCGAATTACATGGACCACGTCATTTCACAAAACAACCGATAATGGAGGGCAGGAAAAGCCAAGCTTATGTTTGAAAttccacttacttacaaatggcttctaaggaaccagcaggtttattgccgccctcacataagcccgccatcggtcactatcctgtgcaagattaacccactaTTGAAATTCCACTACatgaaaaaaacatatttatatgtGAAATGATTCCAATCCACACGGAATAATAGAGCCCATTTATTTTTGTGAAGGCGCTTTCAATACTACAAAATATCGAACAGAAAAAATAAGACCTTTTTTCCAATAGTTATTGAATGTCACACTCAGTACTTCAGCTGGATTCTGCTACTGCACACACTGCTTAGGAATCAGTAGATATTATTTAAGAGATTTTTTGGTGATAGAGTTATCAGCGCTGGGTTGTAGCCCTCTCATAGCTCCGATCTATATTTGTATGGCTTTTATTTGTGGAGGAatttaaagacaaaatatataagaatatttttgacataatatagaaatcaaaagaaaATATCAGTCAAGAGATTGCTTTAATTACGCCTGAGGAAGTCACTTGTGttaatgagaatttacctatGCAGAGGTCGAGAATATGGTGCTGCTGAGGAACGTGATATTCAACAATTTGTAGTGCAGGTTAGTACTCATTACTACCATCAGTTCTAAACAAAAGTAACGAAAGTGTTACATTGACCACTTGTGTTAGTGGAGATGTTGGTTCCATTTTCTCGGTTGCGACTTTAGGTATGGCACAGGCAAGGAACGGTAGTCTAACGGCCCCGAACGTTACTAACCGCActgtagtagtattttatttaatggcGCTTTCACTGCACAGAGTATTCACTATCGAAATTCAACGAGAGCTAGGAATGACCGACAATTTTTCCCTGGAGCCCACTATGAAAGCCATACCCGCCGTCAATCGAGTATATTGGACTCACAAATTTATATCTCTTCTTAAAAAATTCGCGCTAGGGATCTTATAGCCCTTCAACTTGATTTTCTACCCCAAATCTCGGCTCAACCGGTTACCATGATAACCAGTAGACCACAGGAAAGAATTACACCTAACTTAGGAATTCTATCACAGGACAGTTCAACTATCAACTATTAAAGCCAAAGTTTGCGGGATGTTTAATAAAGGCTGCTTTAAGATTTTCGTACATtagaaggagagaaagagaggatGATGCCAATACCCTAGACCTTAAAACTTTTAtacgacaaattaaaaataaattggaaGAGATTGGTAAAGAAAATTAGCCAGTTACATATAAATCACTTGGTATTTAAATCTTGCACAGATATTGGAATAAGAAacgaaaattatacaaaaataaattcaatattttaaaagaGTAAGTTGTTACAATAGAAATGCTCTCTACTTACCAATGCCTGGTCTGAATATCCCTATAGGTAGTTCTTTCCCGTGAGCTTTCACAGAGGCCTCAGCTATAGCCTTCGTCAATGAGTATGTGTTGGGCCATCCATTCAAGAGTCTGAAGCAAAGCAGTTCATACCAATACTTATGAATCAGTGTATAAATCCAGGAGGTGACCAGGAGGAGGGGTTTTTTCTCCCTCGGATTTCAGGATGTCCCCACTGGAAAGTTTTACACTTTCTTATGTCTAACAAAAAGTATAAATATACACAATATTATGTATTCTGTTCCAATTTGATATGCCCCTTCAATAATTGAGATAAATtctgttttctacattttcaagTAATATTCTTGAAGGTTGGTGGTCTGCCGAACCATCATCATTGGCTGAAATTTGAATCATCTGAATTTTCGGTCTTGATTGTTATAGTTAAGAAGTCAGGTTTTTTTTTACTGGCGTAGTTTTCAGTGTTAGATTGTTCAGGAAATACGATACTATTTTTAGTAAAATAGTTATAGCACAtgcagtaaatataaatatttcagtgtacCATAGCAAAACAACAGCAATCgtttacttttcttaaaagtaaAAGACGTATTGAGAAGTCTATAGAAAGTGCATCCGTTGAATTTAAGGAGAAAATTCTGAAACTAAATATGATTAGTGGTATTTCAGTCGTACGCGGGGTGGTGCAATTTGTGAAAGTTtgtgaaatgcatttaaaatgatCTCGAAGGTCTTCAAAAAACAGGTGAGGTATTCATATCAGTGTcctttaaaattttagaaaagctACTGGAAACACATTCGTCTACGCTCATAGGTAATTATTAcaacttgtaggcctactaaatttgAGCGGTTTATGTAAAAGGATATTTTACATTGTCTTCATGGGACAATTTTACACAGAAAGATGGTCTAGCCCGTGTTCACCATGTTTAGGAATGGAATAAAATGgattggaatttaactgagggggtaCGGACGGACcaacactgcgacctattgagatttATTGCGCTAACCCACAACATGGAATGAGTTGCAAGCCACAGATCTTCTACGCGCACCgctctaaccacatgactcccttaacgacatgtccctacagccgacagaatcaaTATACTAtccctgcttcggcaaattcctccAAGGCCTccttgtcggtccgaggcgaaactcctcccccgagtaggtccgcctcgagtgccattgcagaagccatccaacatcgctgaactacatcccacggaggccggtcgagagagtcagcagtgtagagtgatctgaaaaaccagaaactggatgatgaggaaaggatgatgtgGGAGGTaagaaagtggcgaagatgagtggggttccaatcgcctgataaagtcaTCTGATATTTATCcttaggagtgagggaaaaaccccgaaaaaaaatcctttgaaattattcaaatcagcacCACAGAgaactatacctgaaagccagatttgcataatatacatcACTGTTCGTCAACAGAAGACCACAGTtctagtcacacagagtttgtgtgctctCAATGTTGGGTCTTTGAAGTCTTTTCAggccacttgaggtatgtggatataaagagaaacatTGAGCTGATGTCTTGtacgttcctgggtagctcagtggtagagcgttgacgtgctaagccaaaggtcccgggttcgatacccgacccaggaacaatttttcccttgaaattattcagatcagcttcacagagagctatacCTCAAATCCAGAATTCCATAGATTGTAATCTATCAATTATTGATTATCTGGAATCTGGTAATCTTTCCATGTAGTACTTAATACAAATGTAATTATTAGGGCATTGTGGGTAGCTGTTGCCCTACTGGGGAAACACTACTCACGCTGGGGTGATTTTTGTGAGGACGTCATCTTCCAGACACGCCACCAGATGAATGATGTTCTCCGCTGAAAGCGGACAGTCATAGAACTCTTCATCGACGTGCAGTTGATAACCCTGAGAGTATATCGTGGTCAGATAAATCACACTCTAGAAAAAGAGAAATGAATAAAGCTAAAAGTTAGATTCATGAAACATATCTGCATCTtcggaaaaatttaaaaatagaatggtcggtctgggcccttcaagggctgtccAATCCATCCATGATTATTCCTCAAGGATCATACCCGGTGACCTAGAGTTGGCTATAACTATTGAGCTAGTGAATATAGTCTACAGAATATTTAATATGTGGTAATTAAGGAAATGGGCAGAGgaactaaaaagaaaaagaaaggttaATGTTCATATACGTATAGTCAATTTCACTTTTCTTTCCTAATTACTGATAATATTGTAAATCGTTTAATTCTCACAGTAGTTGGCTttatttttaacgacgctgtagaactactgggttatttagcgtagatcgAATTGGTGAGAGCGAGaaggtattttgcgagatgagcccgatgattcgccatagattacctgacattcgtctt
This region includes:
- the LOC138706260 gene encoding fatty acyl-CoA reductase wat-like isoform X2; protein product: MMFSRLIHIVLFAKLRSEQPRFRDKVVAVEGDCEERALGLNDFDKKRLLVSVDVVFHLAATVRFEERLRTAVNINVRGTLDLLQLCKECVHLKSVIYLTTIYSQGYQLHVDEEFYDCPLSAENIIHLVACLEDDVLTKITPALLNGWPNTYSLTKAIAEASVKAHGKELPIGIFRPGIVMSTYAEPFPGWVDNLNGGTPYTLNIALGMLHVSPTNPSYETSFVPCDMTINAIIASAWDVHQRRKSGKMEAMLYNYVPSCDNSITWGQVTDLVCKNSRKVPLGRELWEPFIIQTKFYYIYMLLSFPLHWLQALVYDVVVLSTGRRLRMMKMYMKFHRLLRITSYISLNKWEFPNKNMRDICQVISDAERKIFPFDMKDIDWDLYFFNVLKGYRLYLLKEDSVILPEVFQKRKRLYWRHQFAKALLTALVLAAVSFTFSISIYTAGVIWFGVLFYTVKSFSTSK
- the LOC138706260 gene encoding fatty acyl-CoA reductase wat-like isoform X3, whose product is MATDENRSSMIQEFYRAANIFITGGTGFMGKVLLEKLLRSCSNINNIYLLIRSKKDKDVETRLKELFEEPLFAKLRSEQPRFRDKVVAVEGDCEERALGLNDFDKKRLLVSVDVVFHLAATVRFEERLRTAVNINVRGTLDLLQLCKECVHLKSVIYLTTIYSQGYQLHVDEEFYDCPLSAENIIHLVACLEDDVLTKITPALLNGWPNTYSLTKAIAEASVKAHGKELPIGIFRPGIVMSTYAEPFPGWVDNLNGGTPYTLNIALGMLHVSPTNPSYETSFVPCDMTINAIIASAWDVHQRRKMMKMYMKFHRLLRITSYISLNKWEFPNKNMRDICQVISDAERKIFPFDMKDIDWDLYFFNVLKGYRLYLLKEDSVILPEVFQKRKRLYWRHQFAKALLTALVLAAVSFTFSISIYTAGVIWFGVLFYTVKSFSTSK
- the LOC138706260 gene encoding fatty acyl-CoA reductase wat-like isoform X1, which produces MATDENRSSMIQEFYRAANIFITGGTGFMGKVLLEKLLRSCSNINNIYLLIRSKKDKDVETRLKELFEEPLFAKLRSEQPRFRDKVVAVEGDCEERALGLNDFDKKRLLVSVDVVFHLAATVRFEERLRTAVNINVRGTLDLLQLCKECVHLKSVIYLTTIYSQGYQLHVDEEFYDCPLSAENIIHLVACLEDDVLTKITPALLNGWPNTYSLTKAIAEASVKAHGKELPIGIFRPGIVMSTYAEPFPGWVDNLNGGTPYTLNIALGMLHVSPTNPSYETSFVPCDMTINAIIASAWDVHQRRKSGKMEAMLYNYVPSCDNSITWGQVTDLVCKNSRKVPLGRELWEPFIIQTKFYYIYMLLSFPLHWLQALVYDVVVLSTGRRLRMMKMYMKFHRLLRITSYISLNKWEFPNKNMRDICQVISDAERKIFPFDMKDIDWDLYFFNVLKGYRLYLLKEDSVILPEVFQKRKRLYWRHQFAKALLTALVLAAVSFTFSISIYTAGVIWFGVLFYTVKSFSTSK